AAGTAGGCATGTATTGATTTTAGCAGTTACCGAAAAGAAAGCTTAAAGACTACGAGGGCCGTTTTAGTCGATTTGATAACAGCCCGGCTTTTGTCTTTGGCATTAAGTGACGTATGCTCTCCCCACACCAGATAGTCTTTGTCAGTATTACTCAGTTTTGAGTTTTGTAATCCTATCTGATAATTTATATTCAAGAATTAACCAtccaggttttttctttttaagatatgCTAAAGAAAAGTCTCACAGTTGTTTTATCTTTCTGTAAAATGGTCTTAAATACTTGTTAAACTTGGATTAGTGGATTAAAATGTGCTGCTGTTAGTATCGCTGCTGGTCGGGGAGAAGCCCCAGACTCGCTGCCATAGAGATTTACCTCGTGACCCAAACTAAAACCATGTGTTCAAAAGTGCCGTGTTTTACATAATGCATCAAATTCTTACTCTATTACTTAGTAGACAGTCGGAGCGGAAGCTATCTTGGTGAAGTCTAGCCAAAACAAGACAGCCAACTAGTATTTTATCTGCattcatgtattttataaaatgaaacatatttcATGTGTTGTTCAGTAGTCTGGCTTATTTAATTAAAGCTTAGAAAACACCCAGTACAGTGTCTCAAGAATTGATAAAACACATTAATGTTAGGACTAGCTCACGATAGGCTGCTCAAAGATGTTACTATTCTGTGATAGGTCAAGTTAAATTTAACTGGAGACATTTTAGATGTGAAAGACAAAGGCTCCCCCTGGTGTAAGAGAGCTGTAAAACACGGCTTTTGTAATTCTCACAGTTAAGCCAGCTCAACACTTCAGAATTTTGAACATAGAGAACTACTGAAAAATATTGCCACGGATAAATATTGCCTTGTTTCATAGGAATTTAGTACTAGAGACCAGAGGAGTTAGTAACTTTGAAATTACTCTCTTCgttttcttttagaattctatGAAATCCCATATCTACTCACTCAAGTTATCCTCTCGGTTTGGAATAAGTCAACTGAGTTTCAAGTTTCAGAGCTGTGCTCTCTTGAAAATATGtttcataaaatgttttcctGTTAATTTCAATTTTGCTTTTAAGTTTGCATTAATGAGTCTTGTTTTTTCTACTATTCATGGCTTTGGGCATATacatttttgagttttatttaatgCCTTTAGAGCCATCTATCAACAGTGTTCAGTAGCACTCTCTCTTCAGAATTCCCCCATCCTCAGGGTTTTAGGTTACTGGGAAGTGTTGGTGTTGGATCTGGGTTTGAGTCATAATATACAATTTCATCCCTTTAATCAGTATATTCTCTCTGCTAGATTTGTTTGAGATGCCTTCTTTCATAGGAATTTAGTACTAGAGACCAGAGGAGTTAGTAACTTTGAAATTAGTCTCTTCGTTTTCTTTTAGAATCCTATGAAATCCCATATCTACTCACTCAGTTATCCTCTCAGTTTGGAATATGTCAACTGAGTTTCAAGTAACGTGATACTGCACTTTCAAAGAAAGCGAGAAGCATCAAGTAAAGCTACTGTTTAAGTTCTGCAAAAGTGTCCTCATTATTACATCGCAGAGTGtaattgtgttgtttgtttttgttttggcttagATTATCGTTTGTTTGACTTAGATTAACTAGCTAGCTCTGTAAGAATGAAGAATCTCAGAATGTTTCTTAAGGCCACGTACTGTTTAGCAGATTATGCTTAGTCTGAGGCAGGGACAAACAGGCAAACACTTGTAAGCCTTGTTATTAATAACATATTAAAGAGAAAAGATATTTCAGTGTAGTTAGCCTTCCCCCAGTCAGCAAGTTGAGTTCTAGCTGTTATGGATAAAGATGTGTGTGGTTGGATTTAAATGAAGATTGATTTTGGTCAATGCTAAGAATTTTGCAGACTGATTACAGaatcaatttttatattttgtttatagcCATAACTAAAGCATTTACAGATATATAGTGACatttattagagagagagagaaaacttgtCTGTATCATTCAAGTTAGAAAATCCAGATACCCATGAACAGAAGTGGAaggtatgtatgaatatgtgctttaataaataatatacaagGAATATTAGTATTTGCATTGTCTCTCAGATTTAAAATATAACCATTACCTCTCATCAGTAAGTAATTTTGGAAATACCATTTTTCCTGGCTGCTTAGCATGAGTAACTAACCTATATTATAGAAGAACCATTTGTTTACTCTTTATGCTGACACTCAAATAAGTTCTTACTTTTcacagttaaaaataatgttaGAATGAATAAATTATGATGCAACTTTTACTGTACATTTCTGACTTGGTTACAGGAATTTATTCTAAGAAACCATTGCTAGGTCAGAAAGTGTCTGCAGTAGTTCAGTTCTCTgaggctgtgataaaataccatgatcaaaagcaagttaAAGGAATGGTATCTGGCTGATGCTTCTAGaccacagttcatcactgagggcaGTCAGGGCAAAGCAAAGACCATGGTGTCTGCCTTTCAGCTTGCTGCATCAATCACGCTTAGtgaccaggaccaccagcctagggatggcactgcccacactAATAAGGACAGCTCctcctcacagacatggccacagaccATCTGGGCAGAGCCAGTGTTGTTACCTACCCGCCACCCCCCAATCCCCAATTGGGCCTTTCTCACATAACTCTGGTCTTGGTCAATGCCACCTTGACAGCGGAAGCTAACTAGTGTTGGTGCTTTTATAACTCTCAAAACATTTGCACTCTGGAAAGAACATGAAGACCGTCTATAGTATATGTAAACACTATTTCTTCAGTCCTTCTAGTACAGTCAATGAATGGTATTTAATTCATGTCAAGTGAGAGTTAAAGATCTTTGCCAATAAATGACATTTAACTAtctaaatgtgtatttttatcaATGATAGTGCTTAGCATGTAGTGGTCTCTATTGATCATTTGGGCTATTTTACTTAGTAAGTTGCCAGTTCATGTAAAAAAATTTTTGCTTTTCACATTTTTCAGAGACAATATGTCATCTGAAATGCTGCCAGCATCCATCGAGTCTCCTAATGTGGAGAAAAAGCTGGGTACGAGTGACGGtgaagaggagagacaggagtcGAGAGTGGATGCAGGGGCTGAGCCAATATCTAAACGGCAACTGAAGAAGCTGATGAAACAAAAACAGTGGGAAGAGCAACGGGAACAGCGCAAGTGTGTACACAGAGCATGCGCTGCTGTTTTACTGAGAAATGGGGCTTCAAGTCCTGTTAAAAGCTGTCTGTCCTGAAACAGAAGTCATGAAAAATAAGGATATGCGTGTTATTAGCTAACGCTCAGTTATAATTAAAACCATATGCCTTCTGAATTGTTACTTTGCTTTTTGCAATACTAATGAACTTAGACTCAGCCCCTTTTCTCACCTCAGACTGCCTGAGGAGGGCAGACCTGCTATGATGGGCTCTGGTATGGGTGTCCTAGATCTGCGTAAAGCAGCCACGCAGGAAGGTCAGCTTTGGCCTGACCCGGGTGTGCCTAAGACAGGATTTCATGAAAGCATTTCTCTTATAGCCATTGTCGAATGCCAACATTTATAAGAGATTAGAAAAACTTGgacttttgtttctgttcttttagtAAATTTAGTCAAATATTCTTTTTAGTATTCCCTATGATACTGAACTAGAAAATCCTTTAGTGGATGAGTTGTGAATAAATTCTTTATAAATCATCTTTATAAATCTCTTAGTCCTATATGATACTAGTGATGAAACTACTGAATACTGCAGTTATACATTAAAGAAAGTTCTATTAGCTTTGCAAAGTCCTTCTCTTCATGTGTGAAGATGTTGTATGGAGTAAATCAAGTTACTAAGGTCTGACCCTTTTCTCCCCACAGAAGAAAGATGTCACAGCCATGActactttaaaatgtaattttttgtttaattagagTTTTGTGAATGTCTAAATgtacaaataatgaaaaaaatgtcatttgatGTTTTAGggaaaaacgaaaagaaaaacgcaagagaaagaaattagaacgACGCCAGCTGGAGTCCACCTCAGATGGCAACGACAGGAAGCGCATTCGGAGAGATGTTGCTCGCAGCAGCCTCCGCCTGGTCATCGACTGTAGCTTTGATGACTTGATGGTGTTAAAGGTATCATGAGGTCCCTGTGTGTGAACTAGGTTAAGccacttttattttcttgagtaaTATTACAGACAGTGTTTATATACTAGACTACATCATAAGTTTTTCAAACTCTATTACTCCTAAATGAAGTGCTTTGATATGCATagcatatttatgtatatgtttatatatgcgTAGACAGACATTTCCTCCACAATTAGGTAATAGAGCCCAGTGATCACATATTGGTTATAAAGATTAGGGAGTTGCACGATGgcatatgtctgtaatcctaCCACTTAGatgactgaggcagagggatctcagAGATTTAGGCCAACCTAGGATATAGGACATTTAAAGCAAGCCTGCACACTTAGTCAGATCctatctcaaattaaaaaaaaaaaaaatctgtagcatGGCTCGAGAGATGGAACTCAAGTTAAGACATtttggtcttgcagaggactcggGATTGGTCCCCAGTGTGACATAgtgactcacaaacatctataactccagtttcagggtatctgaccccctcttctggcctccacaggcactgtatGAACATGGTGTACATATGTATatccaggtacacacacacacacacacacacacacacatgttttaaaTCTGGCATTTTACCAGTGCCACTCGGGTAAAGTGTGGAAATagcatgattttaaaagaaagttttttgCTGTTGTCTGTTAAACCAGCATAATTAGCATTTTGAATAGATAAAAACTTCAACAGGACGGGTGAATTACGGAGTGTTGTCTTTATATGTGTCGTTTTGTTAGTGTTCAGGAAAATCAAATGAAACTTATCACAACGGcgttgcattttaaaagaaagactttTGCCTGCCTGGCCGTCCCTTCTGCTTACTCTGTTCCTGTAATACCATAGAAGGCCTCAGATGCTTTTGATAACTCTCTGTTGTTAAAATTGTGCTATTTTATAGGATATTAAGAAACTTCATAAACAGATTCAACGATGTTATGCAGAAAACCGCCGAGCCTCTCATCCcgtgcaggtgtgtgtgggttCCGGGCTCCTTTCCCTTCGGCCCAGCGGCCCGCCCCTGACGGTCTTAGGCTCCTGCATGCTTCTTTGATGCCCTTTCCTACAGGACTATGTTGGACATGAGTGTGCTCCCAGACTCCCCCTCACCAGCCTTACACCCCACTGTGCAGTGTTGCGTGTCTTTTAGGATATGTGCACATTTTCACTCCAGTTCCTCAGCTTTGactccttccactgtgggaagtggggagagaggggaagtagGCTACCACTGCCTGTTTGTACCGCAGACCCTCTTAGACATGTCTGGTTTATATTTCCTTTGAGCCACTGACATTTCTGAGAAGGAAGGGTTTTTTAACTTAGAGATTGAGTGTAGATGCTAGCCGACTGCTTCTGTGAACTCTACCTCGTGACGTGGAGAGCCAGGAACTCCCGTGGATGTTGACCAAGTGGAAGCAACGTGGAACTGAGCGCTTATATAATTTTATACCCTACCTTTGTGACATtctttacatctttttaaaaattttactgaGGCCCTTAACTTCCTTGGTTGAGCTATAGAGATGTCAGGGAAGGCTCAGCAGCAGCAAGAATAATAGTGACAGTTAAACAGCTTTCCCAGGGAGGTGGATGAGAGCTTGGTGAAAACCAGGGAGTCTGCAGGGTGCCCATCAGTGGCAGACAGACAGGTCATACCTGATCAGCCAAGAGGTGGGGTGGAAATGCATGGCTGGAGCTGGTGGGTTGAGGAAACCCCACCTTAACACGGGCCCTTTCTCCCGATGAGTCAGGCACTGAGTTGATCACAGTTCTTCATTTCTAGCTCAGTGAAAACTACTTTGTGTTTCCCTGGTGCTGAGGGGATAAAACAGTGAACTTAACTGACCagatttctcctttttctctgctTACCAATTGCTCATCAGTTTTACTTGACAAGCCATGGAGGTCAACTGAAGAAGAACATGGATGAGAACGACCAAGGATGGGTCAACTGGAAGGtaggagacagacaggcacattCTTCTAAGCTCCTAAGGGCCTTTGTTTTTTGACCTAAGCTCTGGTCGGTCTTGGTGTGCTACAAAACTCTGCGTATCACTATACTATGCCTAAAGTTACAAGGATAGAAGCTAAAGAAGAGACCGGCATATCTGCTCATTTGTATTTCCTCTCATAAGTCTTGTCTGCTGTCTTAAGCCACTTGTTTAAAAACGAAGTCTCTAAAAGCCTTGATAAGACCTTTTGCTTCAAACTCACTCTAAAATTTGAAACTCTGTACATTTGTTTCTTCTAAATCCATACTATCCATTCTGTGACCACTAGCTGAATGTGGTTGTACGTTCCTGAGATGTGAAAATCTGGACTGTGAGTTGACATAGGTTGTAAATGTGAGATATGCTGACTTAAAAGGGGTGGGGCTATAACATGGGTATATTATGGTAAAAGATACTGAAGGTCATtcatttagtttttacttttttagtGAAGCTTCTAGCagatttcaaatgtatttatgAGATAAATTTCTGTGTCTAGGTATATGTAAAGATGCACTCAGCTTGACTCTGTGCCAGTGTGACCACCTTGGCTATTTGCAGATATGGCCAATTTGGCTATGTATAGATATGGCCAGCTTGGCTAGGCATAGATGTGGCCAGCTTGGCACAGGACTCGTGTTCAGCAGACAGCTGTATTATGCCTGTCCGTGTTGTTTACTGTTGGTGTTCAGTTCCCACAGTGTCCGGCTTTCCCCACTAGTGCCTACTAATCTACTAGCTGCATACATTAAGAGCCTGTGTGCATACATTTGCAAGCAAAGCATCCTTAGCAAGTCTTCAGATTCAGGTCTCTTTCTAAGAACTAACAAATGTGTTAGACAAGCGTACTGTGCAGTTTGTGTCTTTCCAAGCTTGTTTACATCCTTGGGTTTCTAGAGAAATACAGACTCACTGGCTTTGAGCTACTCAGAGCCTTCTTGAGGCCGTTATTAAGTATAAGAGTCAGATTTATAGCATATTCTTTTTCAGAAAAGTAATTGTATTATCTAAGTGTCagctttatttgattttcttgaagaTTATTGTATAAGAGTCAGAGTCTGGAAGCATATCATTCAGGCAGTTAGTGTGACTTGAAGAGTCTTACAGCTCTTACTCAGTCCTGTGTCTCTGAGCTGAAAGTGTTGGCAAAGCAGCTCTCAGATGTGTCTCCTTgcagaaacagacacattctATTAATTAAATTGACACAGTTTCTTTTTGATGGTCACGTGGGATCCATAATTGGAAAAGACATTTCTTGTCTGGAAAACAGTGTGATGAAGAAGGCAGGAAAATgcgtttttatttttatttttggaatagAGGTTAAGTCAGAAAGGTAGACTGATGCCGTATTCAGTCCTGAGTTGAGGAGTTGGAGTTGACCCTACAGGAAAGGCTAGAGAATCCAAGTGAGGTTGTAGAGACTCGGCCTGCCATTAGTGTGCGGGGTTAGATTTGGAACTGGGGCCCCAGCTGAGGGAGTGAGGTTGGTAGAGATATGAGGTAAGGAGCTGGTTATGGGTTTTACACTACTACTCTAGCAGTAGCCTCTCAAGCTTGATATCAGGTGTTTTTGGACaagtttgttttgagaaaagagGATATCAGCCAGCTTTCAGAGTCCTGCTAATGATACACTcactctccttttgttgttgaaggaTATTCACATCAAATCAGAGCACTATAGTGAACTCATAAAAAAAGAAGACCTGGTTTATCTGACGTCAGACTCACCTAATGTACTGAAGGACTTAGATGAGTCAAAGGCCTACGTGATTGGAGGGCTAGTGGACCACAACCATCACAAGGTACTGTGCTTTGCTCCTCCCTAGAACCTGACAAAATCCTAAGAGTGAACAGTCTTTCTTGAGTGCCTAGTGATGTGGTGGTGACCTAAGCTAAGCAAAGGCTTCACCTTAACTTACCTGACCCTCCTACAGCTCAGGGAGGTCACTGTAGTTATTGTCTACATTTCAGCATTGCGGGGTCTGAGGAACAAAGAGATTACGCCTAAAGTCAACGGTGACAGGTAGCAAAGTGGATTATTAGAAGTGACCAGATAGCTGCAGGGTCTGTATGGTTAAGCTGTGCTGTGTTGCTGGAAGCTCTGATACTGCGATTGCTGAGCCACTGAAGTtgatagtaatttttaaaatagttaattttgatgtgtatgagtgttttgcctgcatgtatgtctgctcTAGTGCTTGTCTGGTGTCCTTGAAGGTCAGGAAATactgtcagatcctctggaactggagttacagacagttgtgagccaccatgtgggtgctgggaactgaacccaggtcctctggaagagtagtttgCTAACTACAGATTCATATCTCCTATactagtttttaaatatatgatttctcaaatcatttttttctcaccTAGTTTTCTTTTCTCACCTCATGTTTTTATATAGATAAGAAGCTACTTTCTAAAGAGTACATTATTATGTACTTTGCAACATGCTCAATTCATCtcagttttctaaagaaaatgtatttttcctaAGTGAAGATCAGCATAGTATATGAAGTAACTGTACACTTCAGCAGCAGTGTGTATGGAGAATTCCTCCCATGTCACACATGGTCATATCTGCCTGTCCAGTGGTGACTGCATGGCTGGGGAGCTCCTAGGTGTAATATGGCTgagaaactggatttttttttaattgtaaatttgAAATTGTCAGGTATTGCTAGGCATTGGGTAAACAAATCTAGAATATCCCAGGGGCCTCGTCAGAATGGTCATTAGCCTTTCTCTTGTCAGTGGGAAATTCTGATTTATAAGCAGACTCTCTGCTTCAGTTGTGTCTGTTTCTCTAATAAACTATTCCTATTCAAAAAGCCCCTGGCTCCTCTAATTTTTTTGCCCCTACATAGGCTAAGTACTTGTTGAGaaattcagcttacacttcctggACCGTCTTTTTATCTGGGATAGACACAGATTTCCAGCATTTCAAgtttgagaaaatataaaatccttATCTAACAGTTAGTTggtagaaagggaaaaataaaatgtaagaaaaaaatgaaatactcTTCACTCAGGGTTTTATTTCATTGACATATTTGTGTCTAGGTGTATAATTGAAACtgaatttcctttaaatttttttgtagCAGAATTTTAGCAGAGCCATTGTATGTGGCCTGGATTCTGAGTAGTGGCATCTAGGCTTTGACGTAACCTTTTATAAATAGTCAGTGATTGATATCTGAGATCTTATGGGGTTGTGCATTTGAAGGATTCTCAGAGCCTTTACATAACAGTCTGGGAGTCTCCTATGGCTGAGAATTGCTTAGGTATGGTTTCCTTCAGACAGCCCCTAGTGTATTAGAGGTTCTGGTATTTGGAAATTGACCTGCTAACAGTGCcttttatgttaaataaaaagTACTTGTGCTAAGCTGGTGTTGTCCAGTCCTGGAGGGGCGGATTCCTGTGCGCTGAGGAGCCGAAACTCATCTTGTAgtggtgcctctgtgtgtgtgatcacaTCCAGTATAACCTAGAACACTGACATAGTTTACCCTGACAGAAAGGATGGTGGTGCTCATCTCCAGTTCCCATGGAGTGTTTCCCTGAGAGGAACGGGGCAGGGACTAGAAAGGGGACAATCAGAGAGCAGACCCACCGGGATTTCCTTGTTCTACCACTGAGAAGTTTCCTACCTGCTGGAAACATCTTCTCTTCACTCCTTCACAGTGGGGTGCTTAAACAAAGGCTGTAAGCACGCCTACCGTCTTAAACACAGGCTGCTCAGAGGTTTTCCGCACTGGAGACCTTTCTGAAAAAGGTCTACTTTTTCCTAGACTGCACAACACCTAAGTCCCAGTGTCTTTATTTTCAGGGAGTCACATTTAAACAAGCATCCAATTACGGAATCGAACATGCACAGCTCCCTCTTGCAGATTTTGTGAAGATGAATAGTCGAAAAGTCCTGGCAGTTAACCATGGTAAGCTGCTAAGGTGCCCTAAAGCGGACCTAAGTGAACACTGAGAAGGTACATTTCAGATTtggataaataaaaagaagtcatGTGTTCATTAGAAATAAAAGGGAATACTTGAGACATTTTTGAGAATTTACAAAGTATAAAAACAGCTAGCTATAAACTGTGACTCACTTTAGGGTGTGTCCCTCCCACCTCTTTTTCTCTAACTGTGGTCTCTCAGCTTTACTCATCTGGCATACTTATCTCTCACTTCATTGTCGTGTCCATGGCATTGATTTTTAGTGACTATGCGATACTCCATCCTCTAAGTAGATAATCATTctcccatgaatatttttaatttgtttcataatataaaatataaatttaattatattttattttttgctatttaATGCCCCAAATTAACCTATAGTCTCCACCTGCCCAGGAACCAGGTAACATCatggaatgctgggaattgtagttcttggaaaataacaaagcctcatgggaaagGATGGTGGCCTATAGGTTTATTCTTATAAAGCCTTCATTCCTTAATGAAGCCTCGTGTCCTTAAATGTCCTTCGTTCAACATTCTCAGCTGGGAAATTCCAGGGAATAGTTCTCACCAAAGCCCGTCTCTTGCTCAGTATTTAATATGTAGTAAAGCTTGCCTTAAATTTGGCCTCAAATGGtagaatttgtttttctctaatgAATCTCAAGATTAACAGCCATCATGAATGACATTGTGGTATGCTTAGATATAATTAATTGCCTTAAGtattatttattcaaattatgataaaaaatttttgagacaggatttcactgtgttgACTAGACTTCTTGAACTCTGAGAAatcttacctgcctctgcctccttcttaaatgttgggattacagatctATACCACCACTTAATTTATATCAAACCTTTTTCAtccttctaatcccagcactcaggagactcaGGAAGTAggtcaagagtttgaggccaatctaggctttaaaagaaataaataaataatcatttactggaaaaaaaaaaggcatataccaccaagCCATTGagctttaattttttgagattcatttattcttatgttttgtgtctgagtgttttgcctgcatgtatgtaggtgCACCTGGTGCATGtttggtgcctatggaggtcagaagaggaaattatatccctggaactggagttacaggcattgtAAGCAACCATGTGGATATTAGgcactgaaccccagtcctctgtaagagcagccagtcctcttaaccactgatgcATCTCTCTGGtgcttttcattaattaattttagttGGTACACAATAATTTATGTAATCCTAAATACTTTTATATAGCATCCTATATGGagttaaagaaatgaaattaactATTCCAGGAACAAATTTCTCCTGAAACCTTTGATACCTAGTGGAAATTCCTTTTCTGGAAAATAACCTAGAACGCCCTTCCATAGTGTGGAGAACCTAGGGACAGCATTGGGTTCCTTTCTACTACTATGAAAGCAAGAGCAGACAGCAGGCAAAAGCTCCTCACAGTGGCTCTTTGTAGTGACGATAGAACAGACGGACCGAATGTTAACCGTGTGCGCCCTAGTCATGAGCTAGTACATAGAGATGAAGAAGATGACGGAGGCCTCTCTTGATTATAACACACACTTGACTCTAGGAAGTTTCTGGGGCTCGAGAACTGACGGAGGAAAAGTTGAAAAGGACATAAGGGCTGGAGAGCCATGGGGCTGTTTGTGCCTGATAGATAGCCAAAAGGAGAGAGGTAAGAACTGCAGTAATTAGGACAAGTGAGCACGCAGCACAGCTTGAATTACACTCCAGTGTGCAGCATTGTGGTGCCCGTGACTAACAAGTGTCTGCATTTGCCCGTGTTGCAGTGTTTGAAATTATCCTGGAGTTCTTGGAAACAAGAGACTGGCAAGAGGCATTCTTTACAATCTTACCCCAACGGAAAGGGGCCGTTCCTGCTCACAAGGCCGGCGAAAGCTCTCCTCAGGACCACCAGTCCCTGCCAGAAGGATGGGACAGTGCCAGCGAGGGAGAGCGTTGCAGGGATAATCCTGACTCACCACAGAAAGACGAGCAGGGCCAGCAGAGCAGCCCGGTTCTGCAG
This region of Mus caroli chromosome 3, CAROLI_EIJ_v1.1, whole genome shotgun sequence genomic DNA includes:
- the Trmt10a gene encoding tRNA methyltransferase 10 homolog A isoform X1; amino-acid sequence: MNRSGRDNMSSEMLPASIESPNVEKKLGTSDGEEERQESRVDAGAEPISKRQLKKLMKQKQWEEQREQRKEKRKEKRKRKKLERRQLESTSDGNDRKRIRRDVARSSLRLVIDCSFDDLMVLKDIKKLHKQIQRCYAENRRASHPVQFYLTSHGGQLKKNMDENDQGWVNWKDIHIKSEHYSELIKKEDLVYLTSDSPNVLKDLDESKAYVIGGLVDHNHHKGVTFKQASNYGIEHAQLPLADFVKMNSRKVLAVNHVFEIILEFLETRDWQEAFFTILPQRKGAVPAHKAGESSPQDHQSLPEGWDSASEGERCRDNPDSPQKDEQGQQSSPVLQ
- the Trmt10a gene encoding tRNA methyltransferase 10 homolog A isoform X2 translates to MSSEMLPASIESPNVEKKLGTSDGEEERQESRVDAGAEPISKRQLKKLMKQKQWEEQREQRKEKRKEKRKRKKLERRQLESTSDGNDRKRIRRDVARSSLRLVIDCSFDDLMVLKDIKKLHKQIQRCYAENRRASHPVQFYLTSHGGQLKKNMDENDQGWVNWKDIHIKSEHYSELIKKEDLVYLTSDSPNVLKDLDESKAYVIGGLVDHNHHKGVTFKQASNYGIEHAQLPLADFVKMNSRKVLAVNHVFEIILEFLETRDWQEAFFTILPQRKGAVPAHKAGESSPQDHQSLPEGWDSASEGERCRDNPDSPQKDEQGQQSSPVLQ